Genomic window (Candidatus Dadabacteria bacterium):
TCCCACGGGTCCACATGGTCGCTGAATATACCGCGGTTGTGAGCAACCATACTGCAGAAAGAGGGCATTGTTTTTTGAGGATCGCGGTGGGTCTGCACGACTGTCGCGGTGGGAAAAACTTTAAGAAATACATCCAGATATTCCATATGATGCGGAGTTTTCAGCACCCAGTTGCTGGCGGGACGCTGCCAGCACAGAATCTTGAGCACCTTGTGGAAATACTCATAGGTCTGCGTGTGGTCCTGTTCCTCAAGCCACCGTGAGTAGCTTGGCACATGCATTGTGGCTTCCGGCGCCTGGCTCATAAAGTTAAGATCAAGGAGCATTACATCTTCTTCCGGTTCCTTGTGGTCAATGGGGTGAACCGCCATGAACTGCGGGGACAGATACGAAATCAGTCGCTGCGCGAGGATCGCATGCAAATTCCGAGTGATCGTTTCTTCGGCCTTGTTTCTTGCGGGTAACGGGTTGAGTGCTTCCGCGCCCGACACGCCTCGAATATCAGGATGGGAATTCAGCAGCCTGTGCAGTATTGTTGTTCCACTGCGCTGCAGTCCCGTGATCAGGATAATCTTCCCCAGATCGATCTCGTGTATTTCGGGGCGCTGTTTCAGCAGTTCCTCAATCCGCAAGCGATGAACCAGTGCGCTTGCGAGTCGAATTTTCTGTATCAGCCTGCCGGTCTGGGTAAGCTCGGCTTCTTCATTAATCGAATTTATGAGAACCTCCAAGGCCTCAAAATGCCCGTCGTCCCCAAAATCCCGAAGCCCTGCTTTCCGGATCGCGGCGGCGGTGAGTTTTTCAATATCAAGGGAGCTCGACAATCCGAGGTTTTCAACCAGCTTCCCCGCGGAATTGAAAATCCTTACGGGAAGGGGACGATAGGGGTTCTTATAGTCTGTAGAAGTCTGCAGGTTCTTTCTGGCCATGGCGAATTGTTCAGCTCAGCAGCTGCTTAAGGTCAGTTAACTTTACCAACCTGGTCCGCGGTTTGGGATGTTCCCTGGCGCGCACCCACCTCAAGCACATCGTGCCGGAAGAATGTCCGGCTGTCTGGAGCCAGTTGGGATGGCCGGGATCCTCGTGAGCTACCACCAGGCGTACGGAACCGTCATTTTCGCAGCGAGCAAGATGCTTGTTAGTGTGTATCGTGTGATAGCGGTAGTCGAGCGATTCCATCCAGTAGTTGTTTAACTGGAAGTTCCAGTGCTCGCACTCAGGCGGCGTTACTTCTATCAAAAGCGCTTCGTCTTCCGCCACTTTCCAGTGACTGTGGTAGTAAATGATATTGGGATCACCCCCGGCGGCCAGCGATACTTCCGGCGGGAACATCGGCAGTTCGTTAGTATGCTTTTGAAAATCCCGGGCCCACTTGACGAACAGAAGCGGTGCGCCTGCCACGAGCGTTCCCGCGGTTTTCAGTCCTTCATCAAGCTGTTTCGGCGTCAATGGAGAAGGGCGGCGTTCATCTTCAGAACAGTTGATCCGTTCTATCCGCAAGTCTGCCGGAGTTTCTGTTTCGCGATCACAGAAAGTCTGACGCACCAGCAATGTGCCGGTTTCCGGTGTCATGGGGAGCCAATTTTTGCTTTGAGGTTTACAGCTGAGTATCAGTTCGAAGTACCCGTCTTCATCGGTTTCTATCTGGTCAGACTCTATATGCCCTGTTGGAGGCAGTCCTCGTCCTTGCCCGTAGTTACCGGACTGGGTGCCGAAGCTTAGGTACGCAATATTGTTGCGCCGCCCCGTGATTTTGTATTCATACTCGCCGCTTAGGGCCGCTGTCTGGTAGAAGTTATCGGGATTGTCCGCACCCAGCTTGGTTGTTTCGTTGACCACGCGATGAAGCACGGGTGCTTTCGGGTCGGCATGCTCGATAAATGCCATCAGTCCGGCCCGGGCGATGCGGCTTAAGTACCGATATCCTTCCGCCTGATTGAATGCGTCTCTGGGCGCCTTCGGGAAATTCAAGGTTGCTCCCGCGGCCTTTAAAGTATCGCAGAACTCATCCCAGGATTTTCCGCTGACTATCCGTTCGGCGGCCAGGTCGGCTTCTGTTTTGCCGCGCAGCTTCCGGATGAAAAGAGATGTCTTTCGAAACAGGGCGAGAAGACGGATCGCGAATTTTTGCATAGCGTACCTCTGGGCGGAACTGATCTTATCGCTTGCGGATGTGTTTTTCGATGTTTTCCGGCACAGGTTCTGTCCGAGAACAAAAGCTCGTTGTACCCTTTAAGCAAATGTATAAGACATACAGAAAATGGCAATTATTTTGTCATAAAGACCGCGGAATATAAAGATCCTCGGGCCGCTGAATATATACGGAATTGGAAGAAAAATGTATGATGAATACGTGAGTTCAGAAGGCTTAGAATTAGTTTTGAAAGGGAGAGTATAGATGTCTCTTGCAGAAACTGACAAACACATTCAGGGTCTCTATGAAGAATGGTCTTCGCTGCAACCTCTCAGCCGTGAGAATGACGAACGGCTTTGGGAGAAAATCCGGCTTGAATGGAACTATAACTCCAACCGTATAGAGGGCAATACTCTGACCTACAGCGAGACGGAACTTCTGCTTATCCACGGGCGCGCCGAGGGTGGTCATCCCCTGCGCGACTACGAGGAGATGAAAGCCCATAATGTGGGAATAAGTAAAGTAAGAGAATTTGCCGAAGACAAGGAGTACTGTCTAACGGAAGCGGACATACGCAGCCTGAATCTGATCATTCTCAAGGAGCCTTTCTGGAAAGAGGCCAAAACCCCTGACGGGCAGCCTACGCGCAAACAAATCCTTCCGGGGCAGTACAAAAACCAACCCAATCACGTAAGAACTGCGACTGGAG
Coding sequences:
- a CDS encoding sulfotransferase — protein: MARKNLQTSTDYKNPYRPLPVRIFNSAGKLVENLGLSSSLDIEKLTAAAIRKAGLRDFGDDGHFEALEVLINSINEEAELTQTGRLIQKIRLASALVHRLRIEELLKQRPEIHEIDLGKIILITGLQRSGTTILHRLLNSHPDIRGVSGAEALNPLPARNKAEETITRNLHAILAQRLISYLSPQFMAVHPIDHKEPEEDVMLLDLNFMSQAPEATMHVPSYSRWLEEQDHTQTYEYFHKVLKILCWQRPASNWVLKTPHHMEYLDVFLKVFPTATVVQTHRDPQKTMPSFCSMVAHNRGIFSDHVDPWEIARHWSKKARRMVELTIRSRDKTDSDRFVDVSYYDLMKDPIAELRRIYLKAGIDFDAESARQAETFMKRNPQNRFGRHVYHLSDFGLSEKIIEDHFSFYREKHKIPFE
- a CDS encoding DUF1214 domain-containing protein codes for the protein MQKFAIRLLALFRKTSLFIRKLRGKTEADLAAERIVSGKSWDEFCDTLKAAGATLNFPKAPRDAFNQAEGYRYLSRIARAGLMAFIEHADPKAPVLHRVVNETTKLGADNPDNFYQTAALSGEYEYKITGRRNNIAYLSFGTQSGNYGQGRGLPPTGHIESDQIETDEDGYFELILSCKPQSKNWLPMTPETGTLLVRQTFCDRETETPADLRIERINCSEDERRPSPLTPKQLDEGLKTAGTLVAGAPLLFVKWARDFQKHTNELPMFPPEVSLAAGGDPNIIYYHSHWKVAEDEALLIEVTPPECEHWNFQLNNYWMESLDYRYHTIHTNKHLARCENDGSVRLVVAHEDPGHPNWLQTAGHSSGTMCLRWVRAREHPKPRTRLVKLTDLKQLLS